The Manihot esculenta cultivar AM560-2 chromosome 1, M.esculenta_v8, whole genome shotgun sequence genome has a window encoding:
- the LOC110615916 gene encoding peroxidase N1 encodes MEIHSSFASSSQTHILILMFIWVLMSGTLVHGQGTRVGFYATSCPRAESIVSTTVARHFRSNAAIAPGLLRMHFHDCFVRGCDASVLIDGSNTEKTAPPNLGLKGFEVIDDAKTQLEAACPGIVSCSDILALAARDSVVLTGGGSWLVPTGRRDGRVTSASETTDLPGFRESIDAQKQKFSAKGLNTQDLVVLVGGHTIGTTACQFFSYRLYNFNSTSTSDPSINPSFLPQLKALCPQNGDGTKRVALDTDSSNRFDATFFDNLRNGRGILESDQKLWTDASTRIVVQRFVGLGGLVAFNAEFGRSMVKMSNIGVKTGSDGEIRKICSAINS; translated from the exons ATGGAGATACACTCTAGCTTTGCTTCTTCAAGCCAAACCcacattttaatattaatgttCATCTGGGTTTTAATGTCTGGGACCTTAGTGCATGGCCAAGGGACTCGTGTTGGATTCTATGCTACATCATGTCCTAGAGCTGAATCCATTGTAAGCACAACGGTTGCTAGGCATTTTCGATCTAATGCAGCCATTGCTCCTGGTTTGCTGAGGATGCATTTCCATGATTGCTTTGTACGAGGATGTGATGCTTCTGTCCTTATTGATGGTTCCAATACTGAGAAAACTGCACCACCAAATCTTGGGTTGAAAGGCTTTGAAGTTATTGACGATGCCAAAACTCAGCTTGAAGCTGCATGTCCTGGAATTGTTTCTTGCTCTGATATTCTTGCACTTGCTGCCCGTGACTCTGTCGTTCTG ACTGGAGGAGGAAGTTGGCTGGTGCCCACTGGACGTAGAGACGGCCGAGTGACATCAGCATCTGAAACAACAGATTTGCCTGGCTTCAGAGAATCCATTGATGCCCAAAAGCAAAAGTTCTCTGCAAAAGGTCTCAACACACAAGACCTTGTTGTACTTGTCG GAGGCCACACCATAGGAACAACAGCTTGCCAGTTCTTTAGTTACAGATTATACAACTTCAACTCCACCTCAACTTCTGATCCTTCCATTAACCCTTCATTTCTTCCTCAACTAAAAGCACTGTGTCCACAGAATGGAGATGGAACAAAGAGAGTTGCTTTAGACACAGACAGTTCAAACAGATTTGATGCAACTTTCTTCGACAACCTCAGAAATGGCCGAGGAATACTTGAGTCTGATCAGAAACTGTGGACTGATGCTTCTACAAGAATCGTTGTTCAACGATTCGTGGGTCTTGGTGGTTTGGTTGCATTCAATGCTGAGTTTGGAAGGTCCATGGTTAAGATGAGTAATATTGGAGTGAAGACAGGCAGTGATGgtgaaattagaaaaatatgttCTGCAATAAACTCATGA
- the LOC110615923 gene encoding chorismate mutase 3, chloroplastic gives MDPISGRFIFRFDLGPSICLHFQNQAANSSKSASHLLDQYHRSDSVANGHIRFAASSPSYIRYSKGEVDESQSLTLDNIRHSLIEQEDSIIFSLLLRAQYDYNADTYDPDAFSMKGFQGSMVEYIVRETEKVHAQMGRYRSPDEHPYFPEDLPKSTFPCLQYPQILHPCAGSININKKVWAVYFRDLLPRLVKAGDDGNCGSAAVCDTMCLQAMSRRIHYGKFVAEAKFLQSPAEYEAAIRQQDSRKLMELLTYESVEAAVKRRVEMKAKTFGRDIINPREEEAEPTYKVKPSLLVNLYDNWIMPLTKEVQVEYLLRRLD, from the exons ATGGACCCAATTTCGGGCCGGTTTATTTTCAGGTTCGACCTGGGCCCGA GCATTTGCCTCCATTTTCAGAACCAGGCTGCAAATTCTTCAAAATCAGCTTCACATTTGCTCGACCAGTATCACCGATCGGATTCTGTAGCCAATGGACATATCCGTTTTGCAGCCTCTTCCCCCTCTTATATCCG ATATTCAAAGGGTGAGGTGGACGAAAGCCAGAGCCTGACCCTAGACAATATAAGGCATTCATTAATTGAACAAGAGGATAGCATAATATTTAGCCTTTTGTTGAGGGCTCAGTATGATTATAATGCTGACACATATGACCCTGATGCGTTCTCCATGAAAGGTTTTCAGGGATCAATGGTTGAGTATATTGTTAGGGAAACTGAAAAGGTCCACGCTCAG ATGGGCCGGTACAGAAGTCCAGATGAGCATCCATATTTTCCAGAAGACTTGCCAAAATCAACATTCCCATGCTTGCAGTACCCGCAG ATCCTCCATCCCTGCGCTGGTTCAATCAATATCAACAAGAAGGTCTGGGCTGTGTATTTTAGAGATCTTCTTCCCAGATTGGTCAAAGCTGGAGATGACGGGAATTGTGGATCTGCTGCTGTTTGTGACACAATGTGCTTGCAG GCAATGTCAAGGAGAATCCACTATGGAAAATTTGTGGCTGAGGCTAAATTCCTACAATCACCTGCCGAATATGAGGCTGCTATTAGGCAGCAA GATAGCAGAAAACTCATGGAGCTGCTGACATATGAATCTGTGGAAGCAGCAGTCAAGAGGAGAGTAGAAATGAAAGCGAAAACATTTGGCCGAGACATAATTAACCCACGGGAAGAAGAAGCTGAGCCCACATATAAAGTGAAGCCAAGTTTACTTGTCAATCTGTACGACAATTGGATCATGCCTCTCACCAAGGAAGTTCAGGTTGAGTACTTGTTGAGAAGGCTTGATTAA